In one Drosophila pseudoobscura strain MV-25-SWS-2005 chromosome X, UCI_Dpse_MV25, whole genome shotgun sequence genomic region, the following are encoded:
- the Grasp65 gene encoding Golgi reassembly-stacking protein 2, which translates to MGSSHSIHVPGGGTEGYHVLKVQDNSPGQKAGLEAFFDFIVAIAGTRLDQDNDMLKELLRQNVDKPVRLTVYSSKTQTVRELTLTPSTSWGGQGLLGVSIRFCSFEGANESVWHILEVHPNSPAELAGLRAYSDYVIGADAIRHENDDLFTLIDTHEQQPLKMYVYNLDDDACREVTIKPNTAWGGEGALGCGIGFGYLHRIPVQAVPVPASSASVATAAEAAPLLTSGGGPAPAPVAVAGSAVVSPTLPYIPPLANTFASTNAEIRPPTIEPPAQSLFKTYFNPDESTDALTAALETQATIGEPQLPAPSGNIPAPAPIPAALIAHPPPATVAGPLAGVFAPPPPAAAPAVVEAQAHSVPPPANIFIPGVYDPNTQHNASVALGGIPAAQLPFPQATAAPPQLPPAAVPMFSTSQQAYMSAPAALSYPAAQTVPSYPQVQPSMGGLFPTQPTPLPPQMAHVFSPPQAQSQPPPSGSEQQQQPATTQAGN; encoded by the coding sequence GCCGGCACTCGGCTGGACCAGGACAACGACATGCTCAAGGAGCTGCTGCGTCAGAACGTTGACAAGCCCGTCCGTCTCACCGTCTACTCCAGCAAAACACAAACTGTGCGGGAGCTGACCCTGACTCCAAGCACTAGCTGGGGTGGCCAGGGACTGCTGGGGGTTAGCATTCGTTTTTGTTCGTTCGAAGGGGCCAACGAGAGCGTGTGGCACATACTGGAGGTGCATCCCAACTCTCCGGCGGAGCTGGCCGGGCTCCGGGCCTACAGCGACTATGTAATTGGAGCGGATGCCATACGCCACGAGAACGACGACCTCTTCACGCTGATCGACACGCACGAGCAGCAGCCCCTGAAAATGTACGTCTACAATCTGGACGACGATGCTTGCCGCGAGGTGACGATCAAGCCCAACACGGCCTGGGGAGGAGAGGGTGCTCTCGGCTGTGGCATTGGCTTCGGCTATCTGCATCGCATCCCGGTGCAGGCAGTCCCCGTCCCAGCCTCTTCGGCCTCGGTTGCTACTGCAGCCGAGGCCGCTCCATTGCTGACGAGCGGAGGCGGACCGGCACCTGCCCCTGTGGCAGTTGCCGGCTCTGCTGTCGTCTCACCAACGTTGCCTTACATACCGCCTCTGGCCAACACCTTTGCATCGACAAATGCCGAGATAAGACCACCAACCATTGAGCCGCCAGCCCAGAGCCTATTCAAGACATATTTCAATCCGGACGAATCAACAGATGCTCTCACCGCGGCGTTGGAAACTCAGGCAACCATTGGAGAGCCCCAGCTACCAGCTCCCTCAGGCAACATACCGGCTCCAGCTCCTATTCCTGCTGCACTAATAGCTCATCCTCCGCCTGCGACTGTGGCTGGACCTCTGGCTGGTGTTTTTGCTCCACCTCCGCCTGCTGCAGCCCCAGCCGTAGTTGAGGCTCAAGCGCACTCTGTACCGCCACCAGCGAATATCTTCATACCAGGCGTCTACGATCCCAACACACAGCACAATGCGAGCGTGGCCCTCGGTGGAATACCGGCAGCCCAGCTGCCGTTCCCACAGGCCACTGCGGCGCCACCACAGCTGCCTCCTGCAGCCGTGCCAATGTTCTCCACATCACAACAGGCCTACATGTCGGCTCCGGCGGCTCTCTCTTATCCGGCTGCTCAGACGGTGCCGTCGTATCCGCAGGTGCAGCCCTCCATGGGCGGCCTGTTTCCCACGCAGCCaacgccgctgccaccacaaATGGCCCATGTGTTCTCACCACCGCAggcgcagtcgcagccgccCCCATCTGGCagcgaacagcagcagcaaccggcTACAACTCAGGCCGGCAACTAA